Part of the Paenibacillus sp. JNUCC32 genome is shown below.
ACAACACGCTGGATACGATCAACTGGATTGCCATCGGTAAGGGTGCGACTGACATCAGTATGATGATCGACAGTCTCGCGAAGTATTTCCGTCTCAGTCTCAATAAAGGAAATACCATCGTAAGCGTTTCGGACGAGCTGAGGCTGGCAGAGGTGTATCTCGAAATTCAGCAGAGCCGATTTTTCGGCTCGTTCGATTTCAAGGTGGCTGCGGGGGATGAGTTGAAGGCATATCGCATGCCTAAGCTTATCTTGCAGCCGATCGTCGAGAACGCGTTGCTGCATGGCATACGCAAGGCGAAGGACCGGAAAGGGCTTATCGATATTACGGTGGAATTGGATCAAAGCGATCTCGTTTTCGTGATTTCGGACAACGGCATTGGCATGGACGAGGAGATGTCACGCAGACTGCTGACGGAGGAGCGAGTCAGCCCTGGTGATCACACGGGCAATGGAAGCTCCTACGGCTTGTTTAACGTGAACGAGCGGATAAAGCTGCACTCTGGTGAGGGGTATGGCTTGAGCGTCTCGTCGAAACTCTGTGCGGGTACCTCTGTCACCGTCCGGATGAAAGCAGAGTTTATGACCTCCCGAGAATCTGAAGAAAATAAAGCTTAGCTGCATGCGATAGGGGATCGGGGTTATCCTGGTATCGTCTACGAGCCGTAATCGCAGAAGACATTCGTTGAGTCAGCCTCATAGAAGGGTGGAGACACAGTATCGGAACCTGTTAAAAAGTCGCTATTATAGCGGCTTTTTTGTTATATCGATACAAGTTCATGTCTCGAGGACGAGAACTTACATCGATTGCCGCAAAGGAAAAGAACATGAGCTGACTATTGATTAGTTAAGTTTCTAGTTAAGTCTACATGCTCATTCATCCATAGCTTGCGAGCACAGCTCCTGAAGATGGCGGCTGACGATCTGCTCAATTGTCTCCGGCGTGTAGAGCTCAGGGCGGAGCAAAGCGAGTATCGTCAAGCCTTCGACAATCGCGGCCAATCTTAAAGTTTCAAGTTGAATGTCTACCGAAGGGAGGAGAAGCTTCGCTTCAACTAGGATTTCGAGGACGGCTTTTGTCAGGTAGTGGAGTCCGTCCGTGAGCTCGTCTTTTTTAGCTTGTAATGCCAGACTCGTGAGGGAGCGGATGGCGAAGACCCACCAGACGCCGCCGGCCGTTCGTTTTTCTGCATCCAAAGGGAGCAGTTGTAACAGAATTTCCCTCGCAG
Proteins encoded:
- a CDS encoding TetR family transcriptional regulator C-terminal domain-containing protein; this encodes MPKVVDHEQKRKLIAESAWNIIKEKGIEFASIRAIAAAAGLSPGALRHYFSTQDELLLFIVDYYLTRGVARAEERLEISPIPMKAAREILLQLLPLDAEKRTAGGVWWVFAIRSLTSLALQAKKDELTDGLHYLTKAVLEILVEAKLLLPSVDIQLETLRLAAIVEGLTILALLRPELYTPETIEQIVSRHLQELCSQAMDE